Proteins encoded by one window of Actinocorallia herbida:
- a CDS encoding ABC transporter ATP-binding protein: protein MKRLAITGVSRDFGGALALDGISLEVSAGEFVCIVGASGSGKSTLLSLIAGLDVPSRGTITLDGLPVEGPGPERGLVFQTGALFPFRTVEQNVAFGLEPLRISKADRRERVAWYLAELGLTGLEKRLPKELSGGQRQRVAIARALACEPEVLLLDEPFGALDCQTKDDMQVFVRKVWQDTGTTIVMVTHDVEEAVFLSQRIVVLATSPGRVAAELPITLPDQRDLPLKLAPHFLDLRAKVESLVRDHRSPSYA, encoded by the coding sequence ATGAAGCGCCTGGCCATCACGGGTGTCTCCCGTGACTTCGGCGGAGCACTCGCCCTCGACGGCATCTCCCTGGAGGTGTCCGCGGGCGAGTTCGTCTGCATCGTCGGCGCGAGCGGATCCGGCAAGTCGACGCTGCTGTCGCTGATCGCCGGACTCGACGTCCCCAGCCGGGGGACGATCACCCTGGACGGCCTGCCCGTCGAAGGGCCCGGCCCGGAACGCGGCCTGGTCTTCCAGACCGGCGCCCTGTTCCCGTTCCGGACCGTCGAGCAGAACGTGGCGTTCGGCCTCGAACCGCTCAGGATCAGCAAGGCCGACCGGCGCGAACGCGTCGCCTGGTACCTGGCCGAGCTGGGCCTCACCGGCCTGGAGAAGCGGCTGCCCAAGGAGCTCTCGGGCGGCCAGCGGCAGCGGGTCGCGATCGCCCGCGCGCTGGCGTGCGAACCGGAGGTGCTGCTCCTGGACGAGCCGTTCGGCGCGCTCGACTGCCAGACCAAGGACGACATGCAGGTCTTCGTCCGCAAGGTCTGGCAGGACACCGGCACCACGATCGTCATGGTCACCCACGACGTGGAGGAGGCGGTCTTCCTGTCGCAGCGGATCGTGGTCCTGGCGACGTCGCCGGGCCGGGTCGCCGCCGAGCTCCCGATCACCCTCCCCGACCAGCGGGACCTCCCGCTGAAGCTCGCCCCGCATTTCCTCGACCTGCGCGCCAAGGTCGAGAGCCTGGTCCGCGACCACCGCTCGCCCTCCTACGCCTGA
- a CDS encoding ABC transporter substrate-binding protein: MRFLPRLRTGAVLGALLLAASLTGCGSDAKNSASGETITLGFSAWPGWFPWQVADEKGLFAKNNIKVEVKYFDSYTDSLQALASGAITANSQTLNDTLASVSGGAKQTIVLVNDNSTGNDQIIAAPGINSIADLKGKTVSAEQGTVDHYLLLLALKKAGLSPTDITFKPLTTDAAAAAFAAKKVDAVGVFAPFTTTALKLPGSKAIATSKDFPGAIPDHLVLQNSFVSAHPEQVQGLVQTWFDTLKWIKENPAEAIQIMAKRAGVSESDYKSYDSGTTIFDLKENVSAFGTGTAPTNLDYQAKEISSFLVSAKLADTEPSLDGLFDAKFVEAVKQ, encoded by the coding sequence ATGCGATTCCTCCCCCGACTCCGGACGGGCGCCGTACTGGGCGCCCTGCTGCTGGCCGCCTCGCTGACGGGTTGCGGCTCCGACGCCAAGAACAGCGCGTCCGGCGAAACGATCACCCTCGGCTTCTCCGCCTGGCCCGGCTGGTTCCCGTGGCAGGTGGCGGATGAGAAGGGGCTGTTCGCGAAGAACAACATCAAGGTCGAAGTGAAGTACTTCGACTCCTACACCGACTCGCTCCAGGCCCTCGCCAGCGGCGCGATCACCGCGAACAGCCAGACCCTCAATGACACCCTCGCCTCGGTGTCGGGCGGGGCCAAGCAGACCATCGTTCTGGTCAATGACAATTCGACCGGCAACGACCAGATCATCGCCGCCCCCGGCATCAACTCGATCGCCGACCTCAAGGGCAAGACGGTCTCGGCCGAGCAGGGCACCGTCGACCACTACCTGCTGCTGCTCGCACTGAAGAAGGCCGGGCTCAGCCCGACCGACATCACTTTCAAGCCGCTCACCACCGACGCCGCCGCCGCCGCGTTCGCCGCCAAGAAGGTCGACGCCGTCGGCGTGTTCGCGCCGTTCACCACGACCGCGCTCAAACTGCCCGGCAGCAAGGCGATCGCGACGTCCAAGGACTTCCCCGGCGCGATCCCCGACCACCTCGTGCTGCAGAACTCGTTCGTCTCGGCGCACCCCGAGCAGGTCCAGGGCCTGGTCCAGACGTGGTTCGACACGCTGAAGTGGATCAAGGAGAACCCGGCCGAGGCCATCCAGATCATGGCCAAGCGGGCGGGCGTCTCGGAGTCCGACTACAAGTCCTACGATTCCGGCACCACGATCTTCGACCTGAAGGAGAACGTCTCGGCGTTCGGCACCGGCACCGCGCCGACCAACCTCGACTACCAGGCCAAGGAGATCTCCTCCTTCCTGGTGTCGGCGAAGCTCGCCGACACCGAACCGTCCCTGGACGGCCTGTTCGACGCGAAGTTCGTGGAAGCGGTCAAGCAGTGA
- a CDS encoding ABC transporter permease, which translates to MTTALRQHRTPLPRRRPARPLPALLTLGAPVPPRAVWLLRAASVLVPFTLWLLVSEAGWVQAEFLPTPSATWSAGWEMAKSGQLADDAWASSSRILWGFGIATLISVPLGILMGAYRSAHAALEPVIGILRYLPASAFIPLLVIWLGIGESSKIALLVIGVVFFNTLMTADVVKVVPRDLRQVSATLGARQNEILRRVIVPYALPGILDALRVNFAVAWNLVVVAELIAAESGLGYRIARAGRFLQSDKIFAVLIVIGMIGLAIDVLLRLLRDRIGRWQP; encoded by the coding sequence GTGACCACCGCCCTCAGGCAGCACCGGACGCCGCTTCCCCGGCGGCGTCCGGCCCGCCCCCTTCCGGCGCTGCTCACCCTGGGCGCGCCGGTCCCGCCGCGCGCGGTCTGGCTGCTGCGGGCCGCCTCCGTGCTCGTGCCGTTCACGCTCTGGCTGCTGGTCAGCGAAGCGGGCTGGGTGCAGGCGGAGTTCCTGCCCACCCCGTCCGCGACCTGGTCGGCGGGCTGGGAGATGGCCAAGTCGGGGCAGCTCGCCGACGACGCCTGGGCCAGCTCGTCCCGGATCCTGTGGGGGTTCGGGATCGCGACGCTGATCTCCGTCCCGCTCGGCATCCTCATGGGCGCCTACCGGTCGGCGCACGCCGCGCTGGAACCGGTGATCGGCATCCTGCGCTACCTGCCGGCCAGCGCGTTCATCCCGCTGCTGGTGATCTGGCTCGGCATCGGCGAGAGCTCGAAGATCGCGCTGCTGGTCATCGGCGTCGTCTTCTTCAACACGCTGATGACGGCCGACGTCGTCAAGGTCGTCCCGCGCGACCTGCGGCAGGTCTCGGCGACGCTCGGCGCCCGCCAGAACGAGATCCTGCGCCGGGTGATCGTGCCCTACGCCCTCCCCGGCATCCTGGACGCCCTGCGCGTCAACTTCGCGGTGGCCTGGAACCTCGTCGTCGTCGCAGAGCTGATCGCGGCCGAGTCGGGGCTCGGGTACCGCATCGCCCGCGCGGGCCGGTTCCTCCAGTCCGACAAGATCTTCGCCGTGCTGATCGTCATCGGGATGATCGGGCTGGCGATCGACGTCCTGCTGAGACTCCTCCGCGACCGGATCGGAAGGTGGCAGCCATGA